GTGAGGGTGCTGGACGAGGATATTCTCTAAAGAGAATAGAAGTTCACCACGGTGATTGTCTACACACTCACCCTGCAGTTGAGGGGTGGATATTCTCTAAAGAGAATAGAAGTACAATGTGCTCGTGATTAACATATACCCCTCTAACCTAGGTCCGAGGGATATTCTCTAAAGAGAATAGAAGTGGAAGGAAGCCATGCAATTAATCAAGGGTTTAATAAACGTGAAGCGATATTCTCTAAAGAGAATAGAAGTAAAAAAATCACTGTGTGAAACTATGACTTTCTTACCATCCTTAGTGTAGATATTCTCTAAAGAGAATAGAAGTAAACTGCCCCTGCAATTGACTGCTCATTAACTGTAGTGACTGCACGGATATTCTCTAAAGAGAATAGAAGTCTCATTGCTGTACAGGTTAATGAATGCCTCGGCATTCCTGAGGACGTGATATTCTCTAAAGAGAATAGAAGTTCATTTCTGGGGTTTTGACCTTCCATTTGTACTGGGGTTGAAGTTCTGCCGGATATTCTCTAAAGAGAATAGAAGTCCACTCACGTAATCACCAACACCATTATGGTTATTCGTTGCGATATTCTCTAAAGAGAATAGAAGTGCAGCCGCTAGACTACCCGCAATACCTGCAGCCTCACCAATCGTGGATATTCTCTAAAGAGAATAGAAGTATCAGATATATCCATCAACCTAGAGGCCGGAAGGTACGTGAACAGATATTCTCTAAAGAGAATAGAAGTCCGTGATTGTGCACGTCGCCCCCGTGGGGCTCGCCATGAGTATGGATATTCTCTAAAGAGAATAGAAGTGTAATCATTCCAAAGGAAAAGCCCATCATCATTAATGAAAACAATAATGATATTCTCTAAAGAGAATAGAAGTGGAATCATTGCACATGAACATTACGGTGATGGTGCATGACGGTCATATTCGATATTCTCTAAAGAGAATAGAAGTTAACCGTCATGTTAAGCGTGAACACCGGCGCGGAGCTACTTGAACGATATTCTCTAAAGAGAATAGAAGTCTTGATGACACATAGATAAAATAAAGCAATGCGATGTCAATCCCAATGACCTGATATTCTCTAAAGAGAATAGAAGTCTCTCCCTCTGCTTGAATACGTAGGGTACCTCGATGATCCTCGATATTCTCTAAAGAGAATAGAAGTACTTCACGTGCCCAAAGTGCGGGAAGCCAACCATAGGCTTTGCGCCCGATATTCTCTAAAGAGAATAGAAGTATTACAGTACTGCTTGTCGAAACAAAGCAGTAAGTCATGTATTTGATATTCTCTAAAGAGAATAGAAGTCATATTGGACAACGTAGCCCGAGCTTTCCAATCATTTCAGCACGGATATTCTCTAAAGAGAATAGAAGTATCTTCGATATCCTCGAGCAGAAGAACAGCGAGCCCGGCGCGAACAGGATATTCTCTAAAGAGAATAGAAGGAATGACCTCACTCCTACTTGGGAATAAGCCAGCGTATACGAGCCCATGATATTCTCTAAAGAGAATAGAAGGATACGCATCTACATTGATTTGGCAGTGGTTTAACGTGACGTATAAGATATTCTCTAAAGAGAATAGAAGGATAAGAGCTACATACATAGACTTTGGAGGGATAGTTTGGCATATCACGATGTTTTCTGAAGAGGATGGAGGGTTATTTTCTTTGGTGAAGTGATGTTGAATTAAATGTTATTGTTTTGATGAGGTATTTTATGGTGGGCATATGTCTTTGAAGTAGCAGGCTTTGCATTTTGCCTTGTTTGTTGTTTTTGGTGGTAGTTCTTGGTTTTGTATGTGTTTTCTCATGTCCTGTATTGCTCTTTCTATCCATATTCTTAGGCTTGGTGTTGGTCTTATTGTGATCGTTACTTCTCTTTCCTGGTTTATGATTAGTATTTTATCCACAGTAACTTTCATGGTTTCTTCAATAGCCATTGCATATGCCGTTGCCTGCGCCAGTACATGGTTATACTTCATGTATAGCTTCTTCCTACTTCCTATGTTTAACTTCGTCTCTATTACTACTGCCTTACTTCCGTTTATTACCACGGCATCTACCCTGCCTACTATACCGAGTTTTGTGGATTTCACAGGTACCTCTAGCTTGATCTCTCCCTGTATTCCCTGTTCTCTTATGATCCTTATTATTTTCTCCGTATTTAGTACCTGCTTTGCGTACTTCATGGATTCTGTGGGCGGCTCCCTCATGATCATGATCTTTAGGTATGCCTGCCTTGGGCAGTAGGTGTATTCCTTCACCATGCTTATTGGGATATAATCCATCAAATCACCATCGGTTCACTTATTATGCTTAGGTTTGCAGTGCCTAGTTTTATTGCGTTGTTTAGTGTTTGTCCGTCTATTATGAGAATTACCACTGAGTACTCCCTGCCCATGAGTCTCGTTAATGCCCTTGCCGTGTCCTTTGCCAGGGCACTGCCGCCCCTCGCCATGTATAGACTCCTCTGCACCCTTACGTAGCCCATCGCCTTTAGCCTACTCATTATTTCGAACCTCCTCCTATCATCGCTTATGTCGTATGAGACTATCACATACATTTAAAACACCCAGGTGAAGCATTCGTAATCCTTAACATTACCATCCCTAATTATTGACGCGAGGTACCAAGTCTCGTGCTTCATTATCTCGGTTAGTGGTGATTTCCTGCTTGTTCTCGGGTTTATGTAATCCCTATTTAGGTTGTTGAGTATTATCCTGGCTATCGCCCTCCTTGAGTCGTAGTCCAAAAAACCATTAAATATACTTAGTTTTGTGTTATCTATTTCAATTATTAATGCCTTGTCCACGGCTATGGGCCTGAATACCTCAACAATGTCAAAGACAAGCGATGGCTTCCCACTCTTTATTGTATGAAGCACGCCTAGGTATGGATCTAGCCCAGCCATTATTAGGTACCTCTCCATTGTTGAGTAAAGTATTCCATAGCCATAGTTCAGGGCTAGGTTCATTAAGTCCGTGCCCTCTGGATTCCTGCCATGAAATCCAAGCCAAGTGGGTAGTAATGACACAACCACATCCCAGTACTTATTGGCTGCTTGTGCCTCAATGCCCTCTATAATCTCTGAGTTTAGTCTTTTGATTTCTATGGACATTAGTTGCGTGGCAAATGATGACAATGAGTAGGCTATATCATTTAATGAGGATTCCCTGCGGCTTTTAGCGAAGTATCTAACGAGTCTGGCCTGGTTCTCTATCTTGCATGCGATCAACCTACGCGCCAGTTCAAGCCTTAATTCATTATTTAGGAATAACTCGTATTGCTTAATCCTAATCATTACGGTCTTATTGATTACTGGTGGTAGCATTAATGCCACGGGATCTCCGAATGAATTTAGGAAGACTAGGTTTATGCCCTTCATGGAAAGCATTCTAATTGCCTTTGATGTTATTGAGGCTCTGGATGTTGCAATGATTATTTCCTCTACGTTCGGCGGTAACACTTGCTTATTGCCGTCCCTACTCATTATCACTATTGAACCCTTCCTGGCCATGATCCTCGTTCCTGGATCTGTTATGTATACTTCATTAACCATGGCAGACACCATAGAATGGGCAGGTCCTTGAGCAGGAGCTTGCTGGTCCTGGGTCATCACCGTGCTCAATAATTCTTGCTACAGTATCCCTCATGTCCAGAAAGGCTCTCCTTAACGTATCATCTATCTTAATGACCCTCCAGGTGAGTCTCGGCTTACCATTAATACTTACATGAAGTACTACGCCTATGTCCACTGGGTGGCCTATCCAAGCCTCTATGGCTAGTGCATATGCTGTAACGGCTATGTCCTTCCTACTAGTTAATTCTTCCGTTAGTGATGAGGTCACTAACTCCACGGGTATGAAGCCCACGAGTATGTCCGGTTTAACAATGTCAGAGAGACCGATTGGTGCCCCCGGTATTGCTGGCTCAACGCTGATTGGTATTCCCTCCTCACGGGCATTGAGGGCCATGGTCACGGCCTTTATATAAACCTCGTATAACTGGGCCCTATACCTGACGCCTAGATCGCCGTACTCATTGATTATGCTTTCGAATTTAGTATCGAGTTGCGAGAATGGTATTGACTCTCTAAATGGTGTCAGGAAGACCTCGTGAATTAACCTGCCAAGCCTTAGGACCTCCGTGTCTTCCATGGGTATTTTAGTAACACGCCTTAGGTATGCATCGCGTTTTGTTGGGCATGGTGATGAGACCTCAGACACCGTTGGCCTAGCTGAGTGCCTTGGCGCAACTGGATCCCTGAACCAGCCTCTCAATTCAGCGTATGTACCACCCTCCATTATCGTTCTAATATAGTCCCAAACCCACCTGGGTAGCACCATACATATACTCATACACGCTTGTATGTTTTATTCTTAATTATGAGGTACTTCTTAATTCATTGATAAGTTGAAATAATTTTTAGAAATAGCATTAATGCTTTACTATGTTTACTGTACTGTAGACAGATATGTTTATAAATATGTATGCGATTAAGAACAAGGGTTATTTGCATGGGAACAGTAGTAATCAGTGTTAGAGTTAGGGAGGAGGTTAAGAGACTGCTTGAGGAGAGTGGTATTGACATTAATGAGGAGGTTAGGAGATTTCTTGAGGAGCTTGCGCTGAAGGTTAAGATTAGGAAGTACATCTCAATGTGGGACGAACTGCTAAGTAACATTAAACCGAGTGAGGAGGGCTTCTCAGTGATGTCCGTGAGGGAGGACCGTGAGAGTCATTGATTCGTCAGCTCTCATAAAGTACTTCGCACGTGAAATTGGTTGGGAGAGGGTTAGGGAGTTGATGATGGATGGCGTGATAACTATTGACTTAGCCATTAAAGAAGTGGCTAATGCGTTATGGAAGAAGGTAATTAGGGGTGAGACGAATTACGATACGGCACTCACCATCATCAAAACCCTACTGGAAGATACCATACCGATCATCGATCAGAGAGAATATTTAATGAAAGCCCTCGAACTCGCTGTGAAGCATAGAATTACTATATATGATGCAATATTCATAGTGTTAGCCCTGGAGAAAAATATGGAACTTATAACCAGCGATAAGGCACAGGCAGCCGTAGCCGAGAAGATCGGTGTTAAGGTGACCCTTGTTTAAGTATTTATTTCTATTTCTCGTAGATATACCTGGCAAGGATTAAAAACTGGTGTTACACCAGTAACTGGTATGGCACCAGTTCCCTGTGGCTTCTTTGATACTAGGCCTAAGGTTAGTAGGGATTTTGTGTTTGGTAGGGATGGTGAGATTGAGGAGATTAAGCGTTTGTTAAATAATAGCTTTTGGCCGGTCATCCTTGGTCCTAGAAGGGTTGGTAAGACCACAGTTATGAGGGTCGTGATTAACGAGCTTGGCGGTATCTACATCGATGCATCAACAATAACGGGACTTAAGGGCCTTGGACTTAGGCTCATTGATGAGGTTAAGAGACTGAACATTAAGGTTAAGCTTAACCTAGCCATGCTTCAGTTAGATATTGAGAGAAGGCCCATGGTAACTATTGAGGGCTTGATCAGGAAGTTGGGCGATGTTGTTATTGGTATTGACGAGATTCAGAACATAATTAGTCCGAAGCTTCCCTCTCTTCTCTCCGTGGCTTATAACGAGTCCAGGGTTAGGTTCATCTTTAGCGGTTCTCTCGTTGGTACCACACGCCTAATAATGAAGAGCCCTGAATCCCTGGGTAGACCATTGATTAGGTTTGAGCTTAAGCCCTTCACCAGGGAACAATCCATTGAATTCCTGAGAATTAGCTCGAGGAATTGTGGCATTAATATTAGTGACATCGAGATTGAGAATGCAGTGAATGAATTCGACGGTATTGTTGGTTGGCTAACGTACTACGGAAGCCTCAGGTCGAGTGGTAAGAGCCATCCAGAGGCCATGGAGGCCCTGAGGAGCATTGCCAAGGAGGTTATTAAGGATGAACTCAGTAAGTTGGGAAGGTATGAGCTAGTTACTTATAGGGCGTTGGCCACGTTGAGTAGGGCCAGGTGGATTGAGATTAAGAGGCTTGCTGAATCCCTAATTGGACATTCAATAGATGATAAGACCTTCACCACGGGCCTAAAGGCCCTGGTTAACATGTACATGGTTAGGGAAGTTGAGCGAGGTATTTACGAGGTTATTGATGGATACATGGCCAGGCTAGTCCGTGAATACGGCGTTTAATTACGGAATATCTATCATTAAGTCCTTAATTGATCCTTCAATCAGACAACATGATACTTCGTCACAACCACGCGTATTATTAGATAAAACCTACTAATGTTCATTATTGATGATGATCGCCCTAATTACTGCCTCGGCTTAATTTCCCTCTCTAATCCCCTGGTTAAATCATCGAGTACTTGGTCCCTATTAACTCTCGTCAACTCAATAATCCTAAATCCATGCTTATCCACGAATGAAGCCACGGACCTATTACTCCTATACGCCATGTATATCGTACCTAGGAAGTGGACGCCATCCACAACCTCCTCAAGAACCCTTAGGAACCCACTGTGCATTAGTTCCATCTTACCAATCTCATCAACCACCACCAACGAGCCAGGCCTCGCAGCCTTAATGGCCGGTATCCCCACCTCCTCCATGGCCCTAACATTGACATTGTACTTACCAACCACAGGCCCGCCGGCGAATAGGCTAACGTGGGCTAGCCAAGCCTCCTTACCACTGTTTATGTCGATTATCCTAAAACCAACCCTAGAACCACCCTCCCTAACCTCCGTGGTCACGAAGCCGTAGACCTCCAGGCCCAGGGATTTTGCGTGGTCGGCAACCCTCCTAACGAGCGTAGTCTTACCAACACCCGGCGGCCCGGTAACCAACACCCTAAGCATAGCCAAGTTATAAGCGAATTAATGAGCCTTTTAACCGCTTACCTCACGTAACACGCCTCCGCGGACTCTCCTAAATACTAGGCCTATGACTATGGGTATTACCAAAGCCGCAATGACCTCGTATAGGTAGAGCCCGTGGGCCTCTGAAATCACCGTATACTCTCCGTAGAGCATGAGCCCTGAGGCTATTATTGACGGTACCACGTACCAATCCCTCAGATACCCTATTGATGCCACCATAACTATGAACAGCGTTAGGTATAGGTCGGCCACCGATGGGTATATCGTTATTAGGTAAAACCCCGAATAATTAATTAGGCTGATTATTGCTAGGGCTATGACTAAGGCGGGCACTATAGCCCTAACCCTATTAATCCCAAGGCCATGGTACAGCAGGTTATAAAGTGCCGTGTACTCAGCCAGTATTAGGCCTGCATCACTGATGCTCGTTAATTCCACAACCAACTGCGAGGGTTTGAAGAAGCTGCCCATGACCATGAGTGCCGAGGATAGTGCGAAGGCGTAAACCACATACCTGGCGTACCTAGAGTCGCCCCTAATGTAGGGCGTTAGGGTTATGCACACGATCAGTAGGCTTGATGATAAGACATTGAGGAAGGCCGTCTGTGGTGCTGGTACCGTGCGGCTTACCGAGAAGGCCCAACCGAGTGTTGGAATTGGTAATGAAAGAACCACTTGGGACAGGGCTAGGCCTAGGATGAACCAGTAGGAGGTCTCTGTGAGTACCATTATCGAGAAGGCGATGGGTAGCGCTATGGTTAGGGCATTGGCTATTGGATCAGGTATGTTTAGTACGTAATAGTCTATGTAGTCCACGGTGTATACCACGTAGAGGAAGTAGCTAATTAGCCAACTGTAGAGTTGTATGAGCCCTAGGGTCCTTGACACGGAGTTAACGTAATAATAGAGCCCAGGGTAATCCCAGTGACTCCTAACGAGGGCGTATACCGTCACCGCTATCATTGATGCTGACAACGCTGTGGCTGCCGTAACCAATGGATCCTGGTGCAGGGTGGCAAGTGAAAGCGGTGCCGTGCTAACTACGGCAAAGCCAAGTATTTTTAATCGATCTATAGTAGACATA
This is a stretch of genomic DNA from Vulcanisaeta moutnovskia 768-28. It encodes these proteins:
- a CDS encoding NTPase, with the protein product MLRVLVTGPPGVGKTTLVRRVADHAKSLGLEVYGFVTTEVREGGSRVGFRIIDINSGKEAWLAHVSLFAGGPVVGKYNVNVRAMEEVGIPAIKAARPGSLVVVDEIGKMELMHSGFLRVLEEVVDGVHFLGTIYMAYRSNRSVASFVDKHGFRIIELTRVNRDQVLDDLTRGLEREIKPRQ
- a CDS encoding type II toxin-antitoxin system VapC family toxin, translated to MRVIDSSALIKYFAREIGWERVRELMMDGVITIDLAIKEVANALWKKVIRGETNYDTALTIIKTLLEDTIPIIDQREYLMKALELAVKHRITIYDAIFIVLALEKNMELITSDKAQAAVAEKIGVKVTLV
- the cas4a gene encoding type I-A CRISPR-associated protein Cas4/Csa1 is translated as MVLPRWVWDYIRTIMEGGTYAELRGWFRDPVAPRHSARPTVSEVSSPCPTKRDAYLRRVTKIPMEDTEVLRLGRLIHEVFLTPFRESIPFSQLDTKFESIINEYGDLGVRYRAQLYEVYIKAVTMALNAREEGIPISVEPAIPGAPIGLSDIVKPDILVGFIPVELVTSSLTEELTSRKDIAVTAYALAIEAWIGHPVDIGVVLHVSINGKPRLTWRVIKIDDTLRRAFLDMRDTVARIIEHGDDPGPASSCSRTCPFYGVCHG
- the cas4 gene encoding CRISPR-associated protein Cas4, which produces MDYIPISMVKEYTYCPRQAYLKIMIMREPPTESMKYAKQVLNTEKIIRIIREQGIQGEIKLEVPVKSTKLGIVGRVDAVVINGSKAVVIETKLNIGSRKKLYMKYNHVLAQATAYAMAIEETMKVTVDKILIINQEREVTITIRPTPSLRIWIERAIQDMRKHIQNQELPPKTTNKAKCKACYFKDICPP
- the cas2 gene encoding CRISPR-associated endonuclease Cas2, which translates into the protein MYVIVSYDISDDRRRFEIMSRLKAMGYVRVQRSLYMARGGSALAKDTARALTRLMGREYSVVILIIDGQTLNNAIKLGTANLSIISEPMVI
- the cas1 gene encoding CRISPR-associated endonuclease Cas1, which codes for MVNEVYITDPGTRIMARKGSIVIMSRDGNKQVLPPNVEEIIIATSRASITSKAIRMLSMKGINLVFLNSFGDPVALMLPPVINKTVMIRIKQYELFLNNELRLELARRLIACKIENQARLVRYFAKSRRESSLNDIAYSLSSFATQLMSIEIKRLNSEIIEGIEAQAANKYWDVVVSLLPTWLGFHGRNPEGTDLMNLALNYGYGILYSTMERYLIMAGLDPYLGVLHTIKSGKPSLVFDIVEVFRPIAVDKALIIEIDNTKLSIFNGFLDYDSRRAIARIILNNLNRDYINPRTSRKSPLTEIMKHETWYLASIIRDGNVKDYECFTWVF
- a CDS encoding AAA family ATPase, which produces MAPVPCGFFDTRPKVSRDFVFGRDGEIEEIKRLLNNSFWPVILGPRRVGKTTVMRVVINELGGIYIDASTITGLKGLGLRLIDEVKRLNIKVKLNLAMLQLDIERRPMVTIEGLIRKLGDVVIGIDEIQNIISPKLPSLLSVAYNESRVRFIFSGSLVGTTRLIMKSPESLGRPLIRFELKPFTREQSIEFLRISSRNCGINISDIEIENAVNEFDGIVGWLTYYGSLRSSGKSHPEAMEALRSIAKEVIKDELSKLGRYELVTYRALATLSRARWIEIKRLAESLIGHSIDDKTFTTGLKALVNMYMVREVERGIYEVIDGYMARLVREYGV
- the vapB gene encoding type II toxin-antitoxin system VapB family antitoxin, translated to MGTVVISVRVREEVKRLLEESGIDINEEVRRFLEELALKVKIRKYISMWDELLSNIKPSEEGFSVMSVREDRESH